One stretch of Pseudomonadota bacterium DNA includes these proteins:
- a CDS encoding M48 family metallopeptidase → MAQTPHIELKDGRRLDFSIRTSHKSRSVRLKLDVRGGLLVTAPIGVPVARIIELVVGRSDWIGKRLTRLDEVGHRLTAAAAVRPHAIDLPALCESWRVEYRETRAKTVVARADRSGRIVVSGAVEDARACQAALRRWLARRAKQTLLPWLESVSEETGLRFSGMGLKNQRTRWGSCTADGRINLNCKLLFLPRELVRYVLIHELCHTLVQNHSSRFWAMVRRYEPKTDALRGRMRDGWRSVPVWAKRV, encoded by the coding sequence ATGGCCCAGACGCCGCACATCGAACTGAAGGATGGCCGACGGCTCGATTTCTCCATACGAACGTCGCACAAGAGCCGCTCGGTGCGCTTGAAGCTCGATGTCCGCGGGGGTCTGCTGGTAACGGCGCCGATCGGCGTCCCGGTCGCGCGCATTATCGAGCTGGTCGTCGGCCGATCCGACTGGATCGGAAAGCGCCTCACGCGGCTCGACGAAGTGGGCCATCGACTGACTGCGGCCGCGGCCGTGCGGCCGCACGCTATCGACCTGCCGGCGCTGTGCGAGTCATGGCGCGTGGAGTATCGGGAAACGCGCGCCAAAACCGTGGTGGCCCGAGCGGACCGTTCCGGCCGCATTGTGGTTTCTGGCGCAGTCGAGGATGCGAGAGCCTGTCAGGCCGCGCTGCGCCGCTGGCTGGCCCGCCGCGCAAAGCAAACGCTCCTGCCTTGGCTCGAAAGCGTCTCCGAGGAAACCGGCCTGCGTTTCTCCGGCATGGGGTTGAAGAATCAGCGTACACGCTGGGGCAGTTGCACGGCGGATGGACGAATCAATCTCAACTGCAAGCTGCTTTTTCTGCCGCGAGAACTGGTGCGCTACGTCCTCATACACGAGCTTTGCCATACCCTGGTGCAGAATCATTCGAGTCGTTTCTGGGCGATGGTCCGCCGCTACGAACCCAAGACCGACGCCCTACGCGGCAGGATGCGCGACGGGTGGAGATCGGTACCTGTTTGGGCAAAACGGGTCTGA
- a CDS encoding helix-turn-helix domain-containing protein — translation MAAKETPQRSGFSGATRAAPFREPPFLWVELTRDSSLLFHDLCDLYPGHRISGHEDLRLAIEKLSPSFICFEHDHPGGDGIRLLAETSARYPYAPLVMLTNDHAKETMVLAYRSGASSYVVKPIALHELVREIRMLLALGRDHAQFPAGPPATGLPSQPEGACAGGPDHTVSRTAAALVRLEQGFADDLRLEDLAMACHMSGSHFSRTFKKEHGTSFRRYLLRYRLERACELLAMAETSVKQAALAAGFNDCSYFGRVFRRRYGMTPRDYQAQHSAPHPEHAPGGARS, via the coding sequence ATGGCAGCGAAAGAGACGCCGCAACGATCAGGGTTTTCCGGGGCCACACGCGCTGCCCCGTTCCGCGAGCCACCGTTTTTATGGGTGGAGCTGACCCGAGACTCATCGCTGCTTTTTCACGATCTCTGCGATCTCTATCCCGGCCATCGGATCTCGGGTCACGAAGACCTTCGCCTCGCAATCGAGAAGCTATCCCCGTCGTTCATCTGTTTCGAACACGATCACCCGGGAGGCGACGGCATACGCCTCCTCGCGGAGACCAGCGCTCGGTATCCCTATGCGCCGCTCGTCATGCTGACGAACGACCACGCGAAGGAGACGATGGTCCTGGCCTATCGGAGCGGCGCATCGAGTTATGTGGTCAAACCGATCGCCCTGCACGAGCTGGTCAGGGAGATCCGCATGCTGCTGGCCTTGGGCCGGGATCACGCGCAGTTCCCGGCCGGCCCCCCGGCAACAGGGTTACCGTCCCAACCTGAAGGCGCCTGCGCTGGAGGACCGGACCATACCGTGTCGCGAACCGCCGCCGCGCTCGTCCGTCTCGAACAGGGCTTCGCCGACGACCTCCGCCTCGAGGATTTGGCGATGGCCTGTCACATGAGCGGTTCCCATTTCAGCCGGACCTTCAAGAAAGAGCATGGCACCTCGTTCCGGCGCTATCTCCTTCGATACCGCCTCGAACGGGCCTGCGAGTTACTGGCGATGGCCGAGACCTCCGTCAAGCAGGCGGCCTTGGCCGCCGGTTTCAACGATTGCTCGTATTTCGGCCGTGTCTTTCGGCGCCGTTACGGCATGACCCCGCGCGACTACCAGGCTCAGCACTCGGCCCCTCACCCTGAACATGCGCCTGGCGGCGCGCGCTCGTAG
- a CDS encoding response regulator, whose amino-acid sequence MRRLLKTVLAAQGYLVFQAESGRRGQIEAGTRKPDLVILDLGLPDLDGIEVIRQLRAWSRVPIIVLSARDQEAQKVAALDAGADDYLTKPFGAAELLARVRVSLRHAAMVPANDGQSDFSVGPLKVDLLSRRVSIRGQEVHLTPIEYRLLSVLVKHAGKTLTHRQLLHDVWGSARADQGHYLRIYMRQLRHKLEEEPARPRFLLTEVGVGYRLAAE is encoded by the coding sequence ATGCGCCGGCTGCTCAAGACCGTGCTGGCGGCCCAAGGCTACCTCGTCTTCCAGGCCGAGAGCGGCCGGCGCGGCCAGATCGAGGCCGGCACGCGCAAGCCCGACCTCGTGATCCTCGACTTGGGATTGCCGGACCTCGACGGTATCGAGGTCATCCGGCAACTGCGCGCGTGGTCCCGTGTCCCGATCATCGTTCTATCCGCACGCGACCAGGAAGCGCAGAAGGTCGCCGCCCTCGACGCCGGTGCCGATGATTACCTCACAAAACCCTTCGGGGCTGCCGAGCTGCTTGCGCGTGTACGCGTCTCTTTGCGCCATGCAGCCATGGTCCCCGCGAACGATGGGCAGAGCGATTTTTCCGTGGGGCCCTTGAAGGTCGATTTGTTGAGCCGCAGGGTCTCGATCCGAGGCCAGGAAGTCCATTTGACCCCGATCGAGTATCGCCTGCTGTCGGTGCTCGTCAAGCATGCCGGCAAGACCCTCACGCACCGGCAACTGCTGCACGACGTCTGGGGTAGCGCGCGCGCCGATCAAGGCCATTACCTGCGCATCTACATGCGGCAGTTACGCCACAAGCTCGAAGAGGAGCCGGCCCGGCCGCGCTTTTTGCTCACGGAGGTGGGCGTCGGTTATCGACTCGCGGCGGAATAG